In one window of Niallia sp. Man26 DNA:
- a CDS encoding nonribosomal peptide synthetase — MQWSKLKTTLEGFLSDKLKGRIQIHAAVYRKYHDSPSRVWITLDKHEILTASDVTYAVKHEKLYQQIKDEKVLKEIPYNQDWNVMLNSLERRELLVASDAAEEIMITQSIFQSYHLYAALINYNSLTIEQAINSENIIIQAFSMLDRRLGKRRLKKLNLSRDTHPIITKFYSIRCGVEGIKISK; from the coding sequence TTGCAATGGAGTAAGTTGAAAACTACATTGGAAGGTTTTCTAAGTGATAAGCTAAAAGGAAGAATTCAAATACATGCAGCGGTTTATCGGAAATATCATGATAGTCCAAGTAGGGTATGGATTACTTTGGACAAACATGAAATATTAACAGCATCTGATGTTACATATGCAGTTAAACATGAGAAGCTATATCAACAGATTAAGGATGAAAAAGTACTAAAGGAAATCCCCTATAACCAAGATTGGAATGTAATGCTTAACTCCCTCGAACGAAGAGAATTATTAGTAGCTTCAGATGCTGCTGAAGAGATTATGATAACGCAAAGCATTTTTCAAAGTTACCATCTTTATGCAGCACTAATCAATTACAATTCTCTAACTATTGAGCAAGCTATAAACTCAGAAAATATTATTATTCAGGCTTTTTCTATGTTAGATAGAAGGTTAGGTAAAAGAAGGTTAAAAAAATTAAATCTATCTCGGGATACTCATCCCATAATTACCAAGTTCTATTCTATTAGGTGTGGTGTGGAAGGGATAAAAATCTCGAAGTGA
- a CDS encoding iron ABC transporter permease, whose protein sequence is MFAAGLVILLISSFFSLKIGAFSFSSTQIITDLFSNSESESAIILQDVRMPRLLITMITGANLAVAGALIQALMRNPLASPSVLGINAGASLTVVSCLVFFPAITGYWLIITGFIGATVAALLIFIMSVVFRGGNIAVSISLVGIAIQAFFSSATQSILIFNEESIKTILIWLAGMTAGSTWDDVYLLLPLSLLVYFFAFCSHRSLSILLLGEEVAINLGQRLVAIKLYVSILVILLAGATVSIVGPIGFVGLIIPHIVRYLAGQDYKWVLPLSALYGGCLLVVADILSRFIMFPAETPVGILTALLGSVYFVYLSRTKKMKEKS, encoded by the coding sequence GTGTTTGCAGCAGGACTAGTAATTCTGCTAATATCCAGCTTTTTTTCTTTAAAGATTGGTGCATTTTCCTTTTCATCCACCCAAATAATAACCGATTTGTTTTCAAACTCAGAATCAGAGTCTGCAATCATTCTCCAGGATGTTAGAATGCCAAGATTACTTATTACTATGATTACTGGAGCAAATCTAGCTGTTGCTGGGGCATTGATTCAAGCGTTAATGCGCAATCCTCTTGCTTCACCGAGTGTACTTGGCATTAATGCTGGGGCCTCTTTAACGGTAGTATCTTGCTTAGTATTCTTTCCGGCGATTACCGGCTATTGGCTCATCATTACAGGATTTATCGGTGCTACTGTCGCCGCATTGCTTATTTTTATCATGAGTGTGGTATTTCGAGGAGGAAATATCGCTGTTAGCATTTCACTCGTTGGCATTGCTATTCAAGCGTTTTTTTCGTCTGCAACTCAATCAATCTTAATATTTAATGAAGAATCCATCAAAACAATTCTTATTTGGCTGGCTGGTATGACAGCAGGTTCCACTTGGGACGATGTCTATCTTCTGCTGCCGCTTAGTTTGCTTGTTTATTTTTTTGCCTTTTGCTCCCATCGCTCCTTGTCCATATTGCTGTTAGGAGAAGAAGTCGCCATTAATTTAGGGCAAAGACTTGTGGCGATCAAGCTTTATGTAAGCATACTAGTCATACTGCTCGCCGGCGCAACCGTATCCATTGTCGGACCGATTGGCTTTGTCGGCTTAATCATCCCCCATATTGTCCGCTACTTGGCCGGACAAGATTATAAATGGGTGCTTCCATTAAGTGCTTTATATGGCGGCTGTTTATTAGTTGTTGCAGACATCCTTTCCCGGTTTATCATGTTCCCTGCTGAGACACCGGTAGGAATTTTAACCGCCTTATTAGGTTCCGTCTATTTTGTCTACCTGTCACGCACTAAAAAAATGAAAGAGAAGAGTTGA
- a CDS encoding HAMP domain-containing sensor histidine kinase, with translation MFTKLRNRFLIANMATIIIIMLAAFISIYIITCQKVNSDININLEMVSDYYHKKSKISKDDKSPPSQGEQTGFSKDELLPCFELRTDDKWNILSSQSKLDLDNAFYERVIEEISTSDSSKGRLKLNDTNWAYMVEENQSGYYVYALDVTAELKVVDNLIYTFILVGIIMLIIVFIVNRFLANRYIAPVKEAFNKQKQFISDASHELKTPLSVIHTNTDVLLSNQEDLIANQLKWIHHIKTETERMKLLTNDLLYLAEMDDKRSDLVFAPFNISKVVESVILTMEGVIYEKEVNLEYHIEPELNTFGNVEQMKQLVMILIDNAIKYTNLQGLITVDLRKRHNEILLEVTNTGEGITSEHLEKIFDRFYRNDPSRSRKNGGNGLGLAIAKSIVEKHKGKITVKSTPGGITTFTVRLS, from the coding sequence ATGTTCACAAAATTACGTAATCGCTTCTTAATTGCCAACATGGCTACCATCATCATTATTATGCTAGCAGCATTTATCTCTATCTACATTATTACTTGTCAAAAAGTAAATAGTGATATAAACATTAATCTAGAAATGGTATCTGATTATTATCACAAAAAAAGCAAAATCAGCAAGGATGACAAATCACCACCTTCTCAAGGTGAACAAACCGGCTTTTCAAAGGATGAACTTTTACCATGCTTTGAGCTGAGGACAGATGACAAGTGGAATATACTATCTTCACAATCTAAATTAGACCTAGATAATGCATTCTATGAAAGAGTTATAGAGGAGATATCAACAAGTGACTCTTCTAAAGGACGCTTAAAGCTAAATGATACTAATTGGGCATATATGGTGGAAGAAAATCAGTCAGGCTATTATGTTTATGCGCTTGATGTTACGGCCGAGTTAAAAGTCGTCGATAATTTAATTTATACCTTTATTCTTGTAGGTATTATTATGCTAATTATCGTGTTTATAGTTAATAGGTTTTTGGCTAACCGTTATATCGCGCCAGTCAAGGAAGCGTTTAATAAGCAGAAGCAATTTATTTCTGATGCTTCTCATGAATTAAAAACACCGCTATCTGTCATTCATACCAATACAGATGTACTATTGAGCAACCAGGAAGATTTAATTGCGAATCAATTAAAATGGATTCATCACATTAAAACAGAAACAGAAAGAATGAAGTTGCTTACCAATGACCTGCTTTACCTGGCAGAAATGGATGACAAACGCTCTGACTTAGTTTTTGCTCCTTTCAATATAAGCAAAGTAGTCGAAAGTGTCATTCTGACAATGGAAGGTGTTATCTATGAAAAGGAAGTCAATCTTGAGTATCATATCGAACCTGAGTTAAACACTTTTGGTAATGTGGAGCAAATGAAGCAACTAGTGATGATTTTAATAGATAATGCTATTAAGTACACAAATCTTCAAGGCTTAATTACAGTAGATCTAAGAAAGCGTCATAATGAAATATTACTAGAGGTAACAAATACGGGAGAGGGGATTACATCAGAGCATTTAGAAAAAATATTCGACAGATTCTATCGTAATGACCCTTCCCGTTCGCGGAAAAATGGTGGAAACGGCCTTGGTTTAGCTATTGCTAAATCGATTGTAGAGAAACATAAAGGGAAGATAACAGTGAAAAGTACTCCAGGTGGTATTACTACTTTTACGGTGCGATTGAGTTAA
- a CDS encoding YceI family protein translates to MKKKYIISIAAVAVLILGIGGYTLLNSFMGNNVEINSVLDQNEESSTSEASADSDATPVSAEDLNGDWQIADASSVYWSVTTSQETVNFVNEEVTGNWTVDINDPTAMSGEGIVDMNALDSGNSQRDDHVKEGAEYLNVTEFPEATFATSTFSELPTSWTEGTVVPVTIDGTITIKGIEKDVQFESEAMYQNGQLLLSGSTVVTFADFGMENPHSVALDTENDLTVQLELVLDKA, encoded by the coding sequence ATGAAGAAAAAATATATTATTTCAATAGCAGCAGTTGCTGTACTTATACTAGGAATCGGAGGCTACACATTACTTAACAGCTTTATGGGAAATAATGTGGAGATAAACTCTGTGTTAGATCAAAATGAGGAATCTAGTACATCTGAAGCAAGTGCAGATTCTGATGCAACACCTGTTTCTGCAGAAGATTTAAACGGTGATTGGCAAATTGCTGACGCTTCAAGTGTATATTGGTCTGTTACAACATCACAAGAAACAGTTAACTTTGTCAATGAAGAGGTAACAGGCAATTGGACAGTGGATATAAATGACCCAACAGCAATGTCTGGTGAAGGAATTGTCGATATGAATGCATTGGATTCAGGGAATTCCCAAAGAGATGATCATGTCAAAGAAGGCGCTGAGTATTTAAATGTTACCGAATTTCCAGAAGCAACATTTGCGACAAGCACCTTTTCAGAATTACCAACAAGTTGGACAGAAGGAACTGTTGTACCCGTAACGATAGATGGAACAATCACTATTAAAGGCATCGAAAAGGATGTGCAATTTGAATCAGAAGCAATGTACCAAAACGGGCAGCTTCTGTTATCAGGATCTACTGTTGTGACATTCGCTGATTTCGGAATGGAAAACCCACATTCAGTAGCCTTAGACACAGAGAATGACCTTACTGTACAGTTGGAGCTTGTATTAGATAAGGCATAA
- a CDS encoding ABC transporter substrate-binding protein, whose amino-acid sequence MYITSFKTKPVLVAALFSLFLAGCSAGQENTNSENVATHSVTHELGTAEVPDKAERVVTLELGLTETAAALGVIPIGVADDDKPERIAEDTMKLIDGYTSVGTRAQPNLEVIRSLNPDLIIADVDRHESIYEELQKIAPTVAYKDDAANYETVVETTTKLGEALNKESEAEKLITQHNQLSEELKSKMEVTDKTVLQAGYSEENVFSVSTSSAFTPGFLTTLGVNYALQDDTATTQELTIEQLLKINPDTLIVTITEDAPSVLETLKEDPLWNKLTAVSSKQVYEVGHNDWSRRRTLLAIEDNKEKLTEILQNMKTENAE is encoded by the coding sequence ATGTACATAACATCTTTTAAAACAAAACCTGTCCTAGTTGCTGCACTATTTTCTTTATTCCTAGCTGGATGTTCAGCAGGTCAAGAAAATACAAATAGCGAAAATGTAGCTACACACTCTGTTACACATGAGCTTGGAACAGCAGAGGTTCCTGATAAAGCGGAGCGAGTTGTTACATTAGAGCTTGGCTTAACAGAAACGGCTGCTGCTCTTGGCGTGATACCAATCGGTGTTGCAGATGATGATAAGCCAGAAAGAATTGCTGAAGATACAATGAAATTAATCGATGGATACACATCAGTCGGCACACGTGCCCAGCCAAATTTAGAAGTAATTAGAAGTCTTAATCCTGATCTGATTATTGCTGATGTTGACCGTCATGAGAGCATTTACGAGGAACTACAAAAAATTGCGCCAACCGTTGCTTATAAAGACGATGCCGCAAACTATGAAACGGTAGTAGAAACTACAACAAAGCTAGGTGAAGCATTAAATAAAGAGTCCGAAGCAGAAAAACTGATTACACAGCATAATCAATTAAGTGAGGAACTAAAATCAAAGATGGAAGTAACGGATAAGACAGTATTACAAGCAGGATACAGTGAAGAAAATGTATTTAGTGTATCGACTTCCTCTGCTTTTACACCTGGTTTCTTAACAACGCTAGGTGTTAATTATGCACTGCAAGATGATACTGCAACAACTCAAGAGCTAACGATTGAACAGCTTCTTAAAATCAATCCGGATACATTAATTGTGACCATTACGGAAGATGCTCCTTCTGTTTTGGAAACATTAAAAGAGGATCCTTTGTGGAATAAGCTGACTGCTGTCAGCAGCAAGCAAGTTTACGAGGTTGGTCATAATGACTGGTCCCGCCGGAGAACATTGTTAGCTATTGAGGATAATAAAGAGAAACTTACAGAAATCTTACAAAATATGAAAACAGAAAATGCAGAATGA
- a CDS encoding response regulator transcription factor: MRILIVEDEVGLAEALAQILSKNNYYVDMVHDGETGLDFILTGIYDLILLDIMLPELDGITVLRTIRDRGIATPVVMLSAKGEVPDKVSGLDNGADDYIAKPFATDELLARIRAALRRNNEVVPEDSLKFGDLELNMSTLMLMCKSKDLKLILKEGKLLELLLIRKNTVTSKEQIIEKLWGLDSDVEHNNVEVYISFLRKKLAFLNSIVQIKTIRGVGYILEVASDVHKIT; encoded by the coding sequence ATGAGAATCTTAATCGTCGAGGATGAAGTGGGTCTTGCTGAAGCATTAGCGCAAATTCTGAGTAAAAACAATTATTATGTGGACATGGTGCATGATGGAGAAACAGGGCTGGATTTTATCCTCACCGGCATTTATGATTTAATACTGCTTGATATTATGCTGCCTGAACTAGACGGAATAACAGTTTTGAGAACAATTCGAGATAGGGGAATCGCAACTCCTGTTGTAATGCTGTCTGCAAAAGGAGAAGTTCCAGATAAAGTTTCAGGACTTGATAATGGTGCAGATGATTACATCGCAAAACCGTTTGCTACTGATGAACTGCTGGCAAGAATAAGAGCGGCACTAAGACGCAATAATGAAGTAGTTCCAGAAGATTCCTTGAAATTTGGAGATCTGGAGTTAAATATGTCTACCCTTATGTTAATGTGCAAAAGCAAAGATTTGAAATTAATTTTAAAAGAGGGCAAGTTATTAGAGCTGCTTTTAATTAGAAAAAATACGGTCACATCGAAAGAGCAAATCATTGAAAAATTATGGGGGCTTGATTCAGATGTTGAACATAATAATGTGGAAGTATATATTTCTTTTTTACGAAAAAAACTAGCTTTTTTAAATTCAATCGTCCAAATAAAAACAATAAGAGGGGTCGGGTATATTTTGGAGGTGGCATCAGATGTTCACAAAATTACGTAA
- a CDS encoding ClbS/DfsB family four-helix bundle protein has protein sequence MKNEKEKLLINCDINLKTLLEIIESLPSRKRTQSIETQERDKNFRDVLMHLYEWQAMLERWHREGMDGDIPCMPAPGFKWSNLKELNMQIWANYQDVTLNQAIKKLKLSHGRVTNLIKLHTNEEIMTKKYYKWTKTTNLYSYFTANTASHYSWAIKKCEVIANSITNDSRVID, from the coding sequence ATGAAAAATGAAAAAGAAAAATTATTAATAAACTGCGATATAAATTTGAAAACATTGTTAGAAATAATTGAGTCATTGCCTAGCAGAAAAAGGACTCAATCTATTGAAACTCAAGAAAGAGATAAGAATTTTCGTGATGTATTAATGCATCTTTATGAGTGGCAAGCAATGCTTGAAAGATGGCACAGAGAAGGTATGGATGGGGACATTCCTTGTATGCCGGCACCAGGATTTAAATGGAGTAATCTGAAAGAGTTAAATATGCAAATTTGGGCTAACTATCAAGATGTAACATTAAATCAAGCAATAAAAAAATTAAAGCTAAGCCATGGAAGGGTCACGAATCTTATTAAATTACATACTAATGAAGAAATCATGACAAAAAAATACTATAAGTGGACAAAAACAACAAACTTATACAGCTATTTCACAGCAAACACTGCTAGTCATTATAGCTGGGCTATAAAAAAATGTGAGGTTATCGCTAATTCTATTACGAATGATAGTAGAGTTATAGATTAA
- a CDS encoding alpha-L-arabinofuranosidase C-terminal domain-containing protein — MKRNDESNSLAESIVAQYQFNDADNIGRDSSKYENHATAEGKIKPVAETVGGRSAVTLSGGASGTSYLKLPAGLLEGVTDQTGLTVSTWLSLGKGSNVWERIFDFGKGETGPYLFLTRNLRGNCFAGSDLIADANRTYSSGEWLHVAMTVRGTEGGTLSSAGPVIYVNGEIVADGTISQTSSGTYAKLREWFETFTDQDNYSNNFIGKSQFEADADFCGSLSDFRVYKTCLTQDEVIEVMCETLSDTEIVELARDKYLSFPITVVSKDVTLPESLMGAKVAVTWKSSNPSLLSDEGKLGEISEPEGVTLTAVLRKGTETAEKEFSLSVLPEGVPSHLLTIDGNQEILDISKTLYGLFYEDINNAADGGIYAELVQNRSFESFLFDTYSHTSGVCGCSTGRNHQPLHAWYGDIESVTVHNTGGLNEFFDIMDKDVNTHYLTVPNGSTLINKGFTDSNHHCAMSIKEGDKYNFTIWAKAENQGSIHLQLQDKDGAAISDTVTIHVDNSNTWKKYGVDESVVLTGSQSMLGQLALTFSGDISIDMVSLMPQDVWGASEEGRSATAHENYQGNPNYRLRKDLVNALADLHPTFLRFPGGCISEGSYIWENVYEWKDSVGPIELRKENFNVWGYMMTMGLGYMEYFQLAEDLHAIPLPVMACGVLCQARSDYVHPAGGDLRDYFVKSFTDLIDFAINTDFEGNEWAALRKQMGHEAPFELPYLGVGNENWGTEFFANFEYFKAAIDAYMVKHYPDHNLQIISTVGAQADDDAYQEGWKFLSGNLTEAANVSFTDGKTVTEETVTWYETQPNYMDTIADEHYYRSNDYLLNNADRYNYYYRAYQADGSINEAEISKVFVGEFASTDKNTLAGAVAEAAIMTGFERNSDVVRLAAYAPLFNKVLTDGTYRWTPDLIWFDDETVWYTPNYYVQQLFGKYLGTKLLGTSFSSYQNGSLTELTARGGIEIASGNAEVEVKSVKVIENKSGEVLFQQDFREELHAAWQMIPGAAGYTLDKERGLVLKPQNSGLNGLYIQNAAWTNYKVEVVASKVSGNDGIFVGVGLTDISPEKKDVLEYAIGYNGNATGVKVYKQGVEGYRLGDYSSSTAAGNLRSSSYEELAVNTPYLITVNYGGETGNRLICSYTDGTFKSKVLDYKLEAYNRDIYHSVTKDDNHVYVKLVNADPFEKTTKLELKDIVVNQTGKMITVTGDASLISTPNVNKKNAELIVPAETEISLEGNGIVVTLAANSVNVLVLKR, encoded by the coding sequence ATGAAGCGAAACGATGAAAGTAACTCATTGGCTGAATCAATTGTTGCTCAATATCAATTTAATGATGCAGATAATATAGGAAGAGACAGTTCCAAATATGAAAATCATGCAACTGCTGAAGGGAAGATTAAACCAGTGGCAGAAACTGTTGGCGGGAGAAGTGCTGTTACGTTATCAGGCGGAGCGAGCGGGACATCCTATTTAAAGCTTCCAGCTGGGTTGCTTGAAGGAGTTACCGATCAGACTGGATTGACCGTCAGCACTTGGCTTTCCTTAGGGAAAGGGTCCAATGTTTGGGAAAGAATCTTTGATTTCGGAAAAGGGGAAACTGGACCGTACCTATTTTTAACGAGAAATTTACGGGGCAATTGTTTTGCTGGTTCGGATTTAATTGCTGATGCTAATAGAACATACTCTTCTGGAGAATGGCTACATGTGGCGATGACAGTCAGAGGCACAGAAGGTGGAACGTTAAGCAGTGCAGGTCCTGTTATTTATGTGAATGGTGAAATTGTTGCAGACGGAACAATCAGCCAGACTTCGAGCGGTACATATGCAAAGCTGCGCGAATGGTTTGAGACTTTTACTGATCAAGATAACTACAGCAATAATTTTATTGGAAAATCGCAATTTGAGGCAGATGCTGACTTTTGCGGCTCGTTGTCCGATTTCCGTGTATATAAGACTTGTTTAACACAAGATGAAGTAATTGAAGTGATGTGTGAAACACTTTCTGATACGGAGATTGTCGAGCTTGCCAGAGATAAATATTTATCATTTCCAATTACGGTCGTTTCAAAGGATGTTACACTTCCTGAAAGTCTTATGGGAGCGAAGGTGGCAGTCACATGGAAATCAAGTAATCCAAGCTTACTGTCAGATGAAGGGAAATTAGGCGAAATTAGCGAGCCGGAAGGAGTTACTTTGACAGCTGTGTTGCGTAAAGGAACGGAAACAGCGGAAAAGGAATTCTCATTGTCTGTCCTGCCGGAAGGAGTTCCATCTCATTTATTAACAATCGACGGAAATCAAGAAATCTTAGATATAAGCAAGACATTATATGGCTTGTTTTATGAAGATATTAATAACGCCGCAGACGGGGGAATATATGCCGAACTTGTCCAAAATCGTTCCTTTGAATCTTTTTTATTCGATACATATTCGCATACATCCGGTGTGTGCGGCTGTTCAACAGGAAGAAATCATCAGCCGCTTCATGCCTGGTATGGCGATATCGAGTCTGTTACCGTCCACAATACAGGCGGGTTAAATGAATTTTTCGACATAATGGATAAAGACGTTAATACACATTATCTTACTGTTCCAAATGGCAGCACACTTATCAATAAAGGCTTCACTGATTCTAATCATCATTGTGCTATGTCTATTAAAGAAGGAGATAAATACAATTTTACTATTTGGGCAAAAGCAGAAAATCAAGGAAGCATTCATCTGCAGCTTCAGGATAAAGATGGTGCAGCAATCAGCGACACAGTAACGATTCATGTTGACAACAGCAACACATGGAAAAAATACGGGGTAGATGAAAGTGTTGTTCTTACAGGTTCGCAGTCCATGCTTGGACAGCTGGCCTTAACATTTAGCGGTGACATTTCAATTGATATGGTATCTTTAATGCCACAGGATGTTTGGGGAGCTAGTGAGGAAGGAAGATCAGCAACTGCACATGAAAATTATCAAGGAAATCCGAACTATCGACTGCGGAAAGACTTAGTGAATGCATTAGCAGATCTGCATCCAACCTTCCTTCGTTTTCCAGGCGGCTGTATTTCAGAGGGCTCTTATATATGGGAGAATGTGTATGAATGGAAAGACTCTGTCGGTCCTATCGAACTGCGTAAGGAAAACTTTAATGTTTGGGGCTATATGATGACCATGGGTCTAGGCTATATGGAGTACTTCCAATTGGCTGAGGACTTGCACGCAATTCCGTTACCGGTTATGGCTTGCGGTGTGCTTTGTCAAGCGCGTTCTGATTATGTCCATCCTGCAGGCGGGGATTTAAGAGATTACTTTGTTAAGAGCTTTACAGATTTAATTGATTTTGCGATCAATACAGATTTTGAAGGTAATGAATGGGCAGCATTGCGTAAACAAATGGGCCATGAAGCACCATTTGAACTTCCTTATTTAGGTGTTGGCAATGAAAACTGGGGTACAGAGTTTTTTGCGAACTTTGAATATTTTAAAGCAGCAATTGATGCGTATATGGTGAAGCATTACCCAGACCATAACCTGCAAATAATCTCAACAGTTGGTGCGCAAGCGGATGATGATGCCTATCAGGAAGGCTGGAAATTCTTAAGCGGTAACTTAACAGAAGCAGCAAACGTCAGCTTTACAGACGGCAAAACAGTTACCGAAGAAACAGTAACATGGTATGAAACACAGCCTAATTATATGGATACAATCGCAGATGAGCATTACTATCGTTCCAATGATTATCTGTTGAATAACGCAGATAGATACAATTATTACTATAGAGCTTATCAGGCTGATGGCAGCATAAATGAGGCAGAAATTTCAAAAGTGTTTGTCGGCGAGTTTGCGTCTACTGACAAGAATACATTAGCAGGTGCAGTTGCTGAAGCAGCCATTATGACTGGGTTTGAAAGAAATTCAGATGTTGTCCGTCTGGCTGCCTATGCACCACTGTTCAACAAAGTACTTACAGATGGAACTTACCGTTGGACACCAGATTTGATTTGGTTTGATGACGAAACAGTCTGGTATACGCCAAATTATTATGTACAACAGCTGTTCGGAAAATATCTTGGTACGAAATTGCTTGGAACATCCTTTTCTTCTTACCAAAATGGGAGCTTGACTGAGCTTACAGCAAGAGGCGGCATTGAAATAGCTTCCGGAAATGCAGAGGTTGAAGTGAAATCTGTTAAGGTGATTGAAAACAAAAGCGGAGAAGTATTGTTCCAACAAGATTTCAGAGAAGAATTGCATGCTGCATGGCAGATGATTCCAGGTGCAGCAGGGTATACGCTTGATAAAGAAAGAGGCCTAGTATTAAAGCCGCAAAACAGTGGTCTAAACGGCTTGTATATCCAAAATGCAGCATGGACGAATTATAAAGTAGAAGTTGTAGCATCGAAGGTCTCTGGCAATGATGGTATATTTGTAGGTGTCGGATTAACCGATATTTCGCCAGAGAAAAAGGATGTACTGGAGTATGCGATCGGCTATAATGGCAACGCAACAGGAGTGAAGGTTTATAAGCAAGGCGTTGAAGGTTATAGACTAGGCGATTACTCATCCAGCACCGCAGCAGGAAATCTCCGCTCCAGCAGCTATGAAGAGCTTGCTGTTAATACGCCTTATTTAATTACGGTTAATTACGGCGGAGAAACAGGCAATCGACTCATCTGTTCATACACAGACGGAACCTTCAAAAGCAAAGTGCTAGATTATAAACTCGAAGCTTATAATCGGGATATCTACCACTCTGTCACAAAAGATGATAACCATGTATATGTGAAGCTCGTAAATGCAGATCCATTTGAAAAAACAACGAAGCTAGAACTAAAAGACATAGTTGTCAATCAGACCGGCAAGATGATAACAGTTACGGGAGATGCTTCGCTAATTTCTACTCCGAATGTAAACAAGAAAAATGCAGAGCTGATTGTACCAGCAGAAACAGAAATAAGCCTTGAGGGTAATGGTATAGTGGTTACTTTAGCTGCAAATTCGGTGAATGTGCTTGTGTTAAAGCGATAA
- a CDS encoding iron ABC transporter permease: protein MNYKRHPLFIMMGLCVVLLTLAVINIGLGAVPIPPLRVISSLIGLGEYNETYIIVFYRLPRIVLALLVGGCLAVAGVIAQSILRNPLAAPDTLGITGGASIGAIGFSLLFPAASPSLTGIAAFIGGTIAAAAVYLLTYQRTGTEPARLALVGVSVSAFCGSCVELFILKMNTNLQTSLLWLNGSLFGRTWQSVIDLLPWAVILITVTLFLAKTLDIFILGKESAIGLGIKTETATAILMGLSVLLTGASVAAAGMIGFVGLISPHIARKLVGTVHHYLIPTTTLIGAIMLLFADCIGRGIIPPIEIPAGIVTALIGAPYFLFLLWKQSSKKGLLTR from the coding sequence GTGAACTATAAACGACATCCGCTTTTTATTATGATGGGGTTGTGTGTAGTCCTCCTAACCCTGGCTGTTATTAATATTGGTCTGGGAGCAGTGCCCATTCCACCACTTCGAGTCATCTCTTCCTTGATCGGATTAGGAGAATACAACGAAACATACATTATAGTTTTTTACAGACTGCCCCGAATTGTCTTAGCCTTACTCGTTGGCGGATGCTTAGCTGTTGCTGGTGTAATAGCTCAATCCATATTACGAAATCCATTGGCTGCACCAGATACATTAGGTATAACAGGCGGAGCAAGCATTGGAGCAATCGGGTTTTCCCTGCTGTTTCCGGCAGCGTCTCCCTCCCTGACAGGTATCGCCGCTTTTATCGGCGGCACTATTGCTGCGGCAGCTGTTTATTTACTAACCTATCAACGCACCGGTACCGAACCTGCCCGATTGGCGTTAGTCGGTGTTTCTGTTAGTGCATTTTGCGGTTCATGTGTAGAGCTCTTTATTTTAAAGATGAATACAAACCTGCAGACATCCTTGCTTTGGCTGAACGGCAGCTTATTTGGACGTACATGGCAATCGGTAATTGACCTCCTGCCATGGGCAGTTATCTTAATAACTGTTACTCTTTTTCTAGCAAAAACTCTCGATATTTTCATCCTAGGAAAAGAATCGGCAATCGGTCTAGGTATCAAAACAGAAACGGCCACTGCAATTTTAATGGGATTATCCGTCCTATTGACTGGTGCAAGTGTTGCTGCAGCAGGAATGATTGGCTTTGTCGGACTAATCAGTCCCCATATTGCCAGAAAGCTAGTTGGCACAGTTCATCATTATCTTATTCCAACAACCACATTAATTGGAGCAATAATGCTGCTTTTTGCTGATTGTATCGGGAGAGGAATAATCCCTCCAATTGAAATTCCAGCAGGGATTGTCACTGCCTTAATTGGGGCACCATATTTTCTATTTTTGCTGTGGAAGCAATCGTCGAAGAAGGGATTGTTGACTCGGTGA